CACCATCTTCACCGGACTCAATGAATGCGCGCGCTGCGTGACGGAAGAGATCTTCGGACCCGTTTGCAGCATCACTTTCTTCGACTCGGAAGAAGAAGCGATCGCGTTGGCGAACAACACCAAGTACGGACTTGCCGCTTCCATCTGGACGCAGAACCTCAAGCGCGCCCATCGCGTCGCACGCCAGATGAATGTCGGCATCACCTGGGTTAACTGCTGGTTCCTGCGCGATCTCCGCACGCCCTTCGGAGGTGTGGGCCTATCCGGTATCGGCCGTGAGGGCGGCATTCATTCGCTCAATTTTTATTCGGAACTGAACAACATCTGCATCAGGACATAAACATGGCTAGCACCGTACTGGAAGGGAAAGCAAAACCCCGAGGCAAGTATCCGCACATCAAGCGCGCCGGAGACTTCCTCTTCGTCTCGGGCACCAGTTCTCGCCGTTCCGACAACACGATTGCCGGCGCCAAAGTTGACGCCATGGGCACCACGCAACTGGATATCCGCGAGCAGACCCGAGCCGTGATCGAGAACATTCGTGACATCCTCGCCAGCGCCGGTGCCAATCTCAAAGATGTGGTCGAAATCTCCACGTTTCTTGTCAACATGAATGACTTCGGCGGGTATAACGAGGTCTACGGTGAGTTCTTCGACTACGACGGTCCCGCTCGCACCACAGTTGCTGTTCACCAGTTACCGCATCCGCATTTGCTCATTGAAATCAAGGCAGTGGCATACAAGCCAATCAAGGATTAGAAAATGCCATCGATTGCGACGCTGAAAGCTTTCAACCTCCAGAAGTGGATCAAAGAACACAAGGACAAACTCAAGCCGCCTGTCGGCAACGCGCAGGTCTGGGAAGACGGCGAGTTCATGGTCACCGTAGTCGGAGGACCCAACCAGCGCCGCGACTTTCACGACGATCCTACCGAGGAATTCTTCTATCAGCTAAAAGGCGACATCGTCCTTCGCCTCATGCAGGAACCCGGCATGCCGCCGTTGGAAGTTCCCATCCGTGAAGGAGAAGTCTTCCTGCTTCCGAAGCACGTGCGCCACTCGCCTCAGCGAAAGTCTGACACCATCGGCCTCGTCATCGAAATGCCGCGGCCAGAAGGTGCACTCGACGCATTCGAGTGGTATTGCCCGAACTGTCATCAACTCATTCATCGCGCCGAGGTGCGGCTCAAAAGTATCGTCAAAGATCTTCCACCGCTCTTCGAAGCCTTCTACGGCAACGAGGACGCCCGGCGCTGCAAACATTGTGGGACGGTACACCCAGGCAGGTCATAACAGAAGATGCCGACCATCGATATCCATACTCACTTCTTCCCCCAGCAGTGGCCCGATTTCACGGAGCAATTCGGCACACCTGACTGGCCATCCATCAGACACACCGAGCCCGGCAAGGCGGTCATCATGCTGGGAAACCGCGAGTTCCGTCGCATTTACTCAGCCTGCTGGGATCCGCAACTCCGTCTCGAGGAAATGGATCGCGACGGCGTCGACGTGCAATTGATGTGCGCGACTCCTGTCCTGTTCTCGTATCAGCGTCCGGCGGAACATGCCCTGGAGGTCGCGAAGTTTTTCAACGACGCCGCCTTAGAACTGTGCAGTAGCAACC
This Terriglobales bacterium DNA region includes the following protein-coding sequences:
- a CDS encoding RidA family protein — translated: MASTVLEGKAKPRGKYPHIKRAGDFLFVSGTSSRRSDNTIAGAKVDAMGTTQLDIREQTRAVIENIRDILASAGANLKDVVEISTFLVNMNDFGGYNEVYGEFFDYDGPARTTVAVHQLPHPHLLIEIKAVAYKPIKD
- a CDS encoding 3-hydroxyanthranilate 3,4-dioxygenase → MPSIATLKAFNLQKWIKEHKDKLKPPVGNAQVWEDGEFMVTVVGGPNQRRDFHDDPTEEFFYQLKGDIVLRLMQEPGMPPLEVPIREGEVFLLPKHVRHSPQRKSDTIGLVIEMPRPEGALDAFEWYCPNCHQLIHRAEVRLKSIVKDLPPLFEAFYGNEDARRCKHCGTVHPGRS